One window of Arvicola amphibius chromosome 6, mArvAmp1.2, whole genome shotgun sequence genomic DNA carries:
- the Sfrp4 gene encoding secreted frizzled-related protein 4, translating into MLLSILVALCLWLRLALGVRGAPCEAVRIPMCRHMPWNITRMPNHLHHSTQENAILAIEQYEELVDVNCSSVLRFFLCAMYAPICTLEFLHDPIKPCKSVCQRARDDCEPLMKMYNHSWPESLACDELPVYDRGVCISPEAIVTDLPEDVKWIDITPDMMMQERPFDADCKRLSPDRCKCKKVKPTLATYLSKNYSYVIHAKIKAIQRSGCSEVTTVVDVKEIFKSSSPIPRTQVPLITNSSCQCPHILPHQDVLIMCYEWRSRMMLLENCLVEKWRDQLSRRSIQWEERLREQQRTVQDKKRTASRTSRSNPPQAEGKATRSQSCQP; encoded by the exons ATGCTCCTCTCCATCCTGGTGGCTTTGTGCCTGTGGCTGCGCCTGGCGCTGGGCGTGCGGGGCGCGCCCTGCGAGGCTGTGCGCATCCCCATGTGCCGGCACATGCCCTGGAACATCACCCGGATGCCCAACCACCTGCACCACAGCACGCAGGAGAACGCCATCCTGGCCATCGAGCAGTACGAGGAGCTGGTGGATGTGAACTGCAGCTCTGTGCTGCGCTTCTTCCTCTGCGCCATGTATGCACCCATCTGTACCCTGGAGTTTCTGCACGACCCCATTAAGCCCTGCAAGTCTGTGTGCCAGCGCGCACGCGACGACTGTGAGCCTCTCATGAAGATGTACAACCACagctggccagagagcctggCCTGCGACGAGCTACCCGTCTATGACCGAGGAGTGTGCATCTCTCCCGAGGCTATAGTCACGGACCTTCCAGAAG atgtGAAGTGGATAGACATCACACCAGACATGATGATGCAGGAGAGGCCCTTTGATGCGGACTGTAAACGCCTGAGCCCAG ATCGGTGCAAGTGCAAAAAGGTGAAGCCGACTTTGGCAACATACCTGAGCAAAAACTACAGCTATG TTATTCATGCCAAAATAAAAGCCATCCAGAGGAGTGGTTGCAGCGAAGTAACAACCGTGGTGGATGTGAAAGAGATCTTCAAGTCTTCCTCACCCATCCCTCGAACCCAAGTGCCCCTCATCACAAATTCCTCCTGCCAGTGTCCACACATCCTGCCCCATCAAGATGTCCTCATCATGTGCTATGAGTGGCGTTCAAG gaTGATGCTTCTTGAAAACTGTTTAGTTGAAAAATGGAGAGATCAGCTTAGTAGAAGGTCCATA CAGTGGGAAGAGAGGCTCCGTGAACAGCAGAGGACAGTGCAGGACAAGAAGCGAACAGCCAGCCGCACCAGTCGCAGTAACCCCCCCCAAGCCGAAGGGAAAGCCACCCGTTCCCAAAGCTGCCAGCCCTAA